A section of the Telopea speciosissima isolate NSW1024214 ecotype Mountain lineage chromosome 3, Tspe_v1, whole genome shotgun sequence genome encodes:
- the LOC122655393 gene encoding uncharacterized protein LOC122655393, which translates to MKFQALRSRIRDIELKKSLIMDEPGDMYELFSRCEKYINLVEVLMAEKEDKTEKKAQATKEETPREVGAKHSRDDKDGRKKTDDRKAWVLKAADLESEPVYMALTHNRAHILNEIKDQVTLRLPTKLAHELNKRKYYRFHQDHGHDTEEYRQLKDEIEALIQRGRLGRFVKKEGNDRRSDYLAREPEGRQRSPPELINRNYTEITFSDEDLADIQSPHDDALVIKMVIANCTVGRIRVDNGSSADILYYDAFEKMLLKPEMLKRVESPLYGFNGAPIQVEGSIELLVIMGTEPKLSTVMMNFLVVKVNFTHNGILGQPGLNAL; encoded by the exons ATGAAGTTCCAAGCATTGCGTAGCAGAATTCGAGACATCGAGTTGAAAAAGTCTTTAATCATGGACGAACCAGGAGACATGTATGAGTTGTTCTCAAGATGTGAAAAGTATATCAACTTGGTCGAAGTTCTTATGGccgagaaagaagataaaaccgAGAAGAAAGCTCAGGCGACGAAGGAGGAGACCCCCCGAGAAGTTGGCGCAAAGCACAGTCGAGATGACAAGGATGGAAGGAAAAAGACAGATGATAGGAAAGCCTGGGTCCTCAAAGCCGCAGATCTGGAATCTGAGCCAGTTTATATGGCCCTGACTCATAATCGAGCACACATATTGAATGAAATTAAGGACCAGGTGACCCTGCGGTTGCCGACCAAGCTAGCGCATGAGCTCAACAAGAGAAAATATTATCGCTTTCATCAAGATCACGGTCACGATACTGAAGAGTATAGACAACTGAAGGATGAGATAGAGGCCCTCATCCAAAGAGGACGCCTAGGCCGATTCGTTAAGAAAGAAGGGAATGACCGGAGGTCAGACTATCTTGCTCGGGAGCCAGAGGGAAGACAAAGATCACCCCCAGAGCTGATAAATAGGAACTACACCGAG ATAACCTTCTCCGATGAAGATCTGGCGGATATTCAATCTCCCCATGATGATGCCTTGGTGATCAAGATGGTTATCGCTAACTGCACGGTAGGGAGGATCCGGGTGGACAATGGGAGTTCCGCTGACATCTTATACTATGATGCATTCGAAAAGATGCTCCTAAAACCCGAGATGCTGAAAAGAGTGGAGTCTCCCCTATACGGTTTCAATGGGGCCCCAATACAGGTGGAAGGATCGATTGAGCTGTTGGTTATCATGGGGACAGAACCCAAGCTCTCTACAGTGATGATGAACTTCCTAGTGGTAAAGGTAAATTTCACGCATAATGGAATATTGGGGCAGCCAGGACTCAATGCGCTGTAG
- the LOC122655534 gene encoding cationic peroxidase 1-like, with the protein MGASLLRLHFHDCFVNGCDASVLLDDTANFTGEKTAGPNNNSLRGFDVVDTIKSQLESLCPGVVSCADILAVAARDSVVALGGTTWTVPLGRRDATTASASAANSNIPSPALSLSGLISAFSNKGFTTKEMIALSGSHTIGMAKCSIFRSRIYNETNINTAFATSLKSNCPSASGDNNLSPLDTTSSTVFDTAYYTDLINSKGLLHSDQQLYSGGNGSTDSQVKAYSTNSATFFTDFGNAMVKMGNLSPLTGTSGQIRTNCRKVNSG; encoded by the exons ATGGGTGCCTCTCTTCTACGTCTCCATTTCCATGACTGCTTTGTTAAT GGGTGTGATGCGTCTGTACTGTTAGACGATACCGCAAACTTCACAGGAGAGAAGACAGCTGGCCCCAATAATAATTCACTGAGAGGGTTCGACGTGGTGGATACCATCAAATCCCAACTAGAGAGCCTCTGTCCCGGCGTCGTTTCTTGTGCCGACATCCTAGCCGTTGCTGCTCGTGACTCCGTCGTCGCT TTGGGTGGAACCACATGGACAGTCCCTTTAGGAAGGAGAGATGCAACCACGGCAAGCGCAAGTGCTGCAAACAGCAACATTCCATCCCCGGCCTTGAGTCTTAGTGGTCTCATCTCTGCTTTCTCAAACAAAGGATTTACTACCAAGGAAATGATAGCTCTTTCAG GGTCTCATACAATAGGGATGGCAAAATGCTCAATATTCCGATCTCGGATCTACAACGAAACCAACATAAACACGGCATTCGCGACATCTTTGAAGTCGAACTGTCCAAGTGCAAGTGGCGATAACAATCTCTCCCCTCTTGACACCACGAGTTCTACCGTCTTTGATACCGCCTATTACACCGATTTGATCAACAGCAAAGGCCTTCTACACTCAGATCAACAGCTCTACAGTGGTGGTAATGGCTCCACTGATTCTCAAGTCAAGGCCTATAGTACCAATTCTGCTACTTTCTTCACTGATTTTGGGAATGCCATGGTGAAGATGGGAAACCTAAGCCCACTAACCGGCACTAGTGGTCAGATTAGGACCAATTGTAGGAAAGTTAATTCAGGCTAA